A stretch of the Comamonas testosteroni TK102 genome encodes the following:
- a CDS encoding SLC13 family permease produces MYMFISALPVATVIAVLLAGWRSLHAAALGVAVALLVIAAAFAQPASTWLAAGMHWAPVLLEVLLIVGGGLLLSEVLRASGAQKVLADWLLARAGTGTGAVLLVVHGITPFAESVTGFGVGVTIGIPLLAHFGLPPRKVVLIGLLGLCAVPWGSMGPGTLVAATMAGLPFKELGQASALVSVIPFVITGMAAAALASAPDRRWPALLQGLLSGLLLTATVALMNTLAGTAPAGALGALLVVGWHLLRLRVSQADADKPPLSAPGRRALAAYALLLGGVLAAAALMRTLDLPAAWHGLASPGLWLLVAAVFFTRGRPARPSLAKVWRAWQQVAPVTALFIVLGVLMAVSGMAAQLAQVLARSGPLYLLAAPFVGALGGFVTGSNTGANAMFAATQAEIARALGAPLLPFMAVHNVSASLLLMASPGKVEMAVQLLEQGADQRRWVQQSVLMLDLAAVALMGVLNWSWARA; encoded by the coding sequence ATGTACATGTTTATCAGTGCCTTGCCCGTGGCCACCGTCATCGCCGTCCTGCTGGCGGGCTGGCGCTCGCTGCATGCCGCAGCGCTGGGCGTGGCGGTGGCGCTACTGGTGATTGCTGCAGCCTTTGCGCAGCCCGCTTCGACATGGCTGGCCGCGGGCATGCACTGGGCGCCGGTGTTGCTGGAGGTGCTGCTGATCGTGGGGGGCGGGCTGCTGCTGTCCGAGGTGCTGCGCGCGTCGGGAGCGCAGAAGGTCCTGGCCGACTGGCTGCTGGCCAGGGCCGGCACCGGTACGGGCGCCGTGCTGCTGGTGGTGCATGGCATCACGCCGTTTGCCGAGTCGGTCACCGGCTTTGGCGTGGGTGTGACCATCGGCATACCGCTGCTCGCGCACTTCGGCTTGCCGCCGCGCAAGGTGGTGCTCATCGGCCTGCTGGGCCTTTGCGCGGTGCCCTGGGGCTCCATGGGGCCGGGGACGCTGGTGGCGGCCACCATGGCAGGTCTGCCGTTCAAGGAGCTGGGTCAGGCTTCGGCCCTGGTCAGCGTGATTCCGTTTGTCATCACCGGCATGGCGGCGGCGGCTCTGGCGAGTGCGCCGGACCGTCGCTGGCCGGCTTTGCTGCAGGGCCTGCTGTCGGGTCTGTTGCTGACGGCGACCGTGGCTCTGATGAATACCCTGGCCGGCACGGCGCCCGCGGGGGCACTCGGTGCCTTGCTGGTGGTGGGCTGGCATCTGCTGCGCCTGCGCGTGTCGCAAGCGGACGCGGACAAGCCGCCCCTGAGCGCACCGGGGCGGCGTGCGCTGGCCGCCTATGCGCTGCTGCTGGGTGGCGTGCTGGCGGCCGCAGCGCTGATGCGCACCCTGGATCTGCCCGCTGCCTGGCATGGGCTGGCTTCGCCGGGACTGTGGCTGCTGGTGGCTGCGGTTTTTTTCACGCGAGGCCGGCCGGCGCGCCCATCGCTGGCAAAGGTCTGGCGCGCCTGGCAGCAGGTGGCACCGGTCACGGCGCTGTTCATTGTGCTGGGCGTGCTGATGGCGGTTTCGGGCATGGCCGCGCAACTGGCGCAGGTGCTGGCCCGCAGCGGGCCGCTGTATTTGCTGGCCGCACCCTTTGTGGGAGCGCTGGGCGGCTTCGTGACCGGCTCCAATACCGGGGCCAATGCCATGTTTGCGGCCACGCAGGCCGAGATCGCCCGCGCGCTGGGCGCGCCGCTGCTGCCATTCATGGCGGTGCACAACGTCAGTGCCTCGCTGCTGCTCATGGCTTCGCCCGGCAAGGTAGAGATGGCCGTGCAACTGCTGGAGCAGGGGGCTGACCAGCGGCGCTGGGTGCAGCAAAGCGTGCTGATGCTGGACCTGGCCGCCGTGGCGCTGATGGGCGTACTCAATTGGAGCTGGGCACGGGCCTGA
- a CDS encoding helix-turn-helix domain-containing protein, which translates to MNSTTASQASEQDALFGAAVRARRAQLGITLDQLAQASGVSPGALSRVERGLLATSLRNAMAIAQGLGCELGELVQSAPSAQITRAGENLRFVDEASGVERLALASPSAGVNLVHYRFPPHAVSSHFAAHRAGTREVFHVLEGSIEVFTAQEQVLLHAGDTATLVVDSEHRLANASGQPARLLLLVLSPPL; encoded by the coding sequence TTGAACTCCACCACTGCATCGCAGGCATCGGAGCAGGATGCGCTTTTCGGCGCCGCCGTCCGCGCGCGCCGCGCCCAGCTGGGCATCACACTGGATCAGCTGGCCCAGGCCAGCGGTGTCTCACCGGGCGCGCTGTCGCGCGTGGAACGCGGCCTGCTGGCCACCAGCCTGCGCAATGCCATGGCAATTGCACAAGGTCTGGGCTGCGAGCTTGGCGAGCTGGTGCAAAGCGCACCCAGCGCGCAGATCACGCGCGCCGGCGAGAATCTGCGCTTTGTCGACGAGGCCAGCGGCGTGGAGCGCCTGGCCCTGGCCAGCCCCAGCGCGGGTGTGAACCTCGTGCATTACCGCTTTCCGCCGCATGCGGTCTCCAGCCATTTCGCGGCCCATCGCGCAGGCACGCGCGAGGTCTTTCACGTGCTGGAAGGCAGCATCGAAGTCTTTACCGCCCAGGAGCAGGTGCTGCTGCACGCGGGCGACACGGCCACGCTGGTGGTGGACAGCGAGCACCGGCTGGCCAACGCCTCGGGCCAACCCGCACGCTTGCTGCTGCTGGTGCTGTCGCCGCCGCTCTGA
- a CDS encoding DNA-3-methyladenine glycosylase family protein produces the protein MKHWRAPAQPAVIENRMLLEVSIALPARYRFDEFVHFHDRDEQQLAERVDAGARSLHKAIMWKHSPALLQLQWQSGRVQASLHAAHAEPAEADRAALQAMVKRMLGLIYAPGQLELAHGDHPELGALLSRQAGLHVPGSPTPFEALTWAITGQQITVAVAVSLRRKLIALAGEPLAQDGGMPALHAYPDAQRVAALGLDVLRGAGFSQAKAQTLLAVAQAVAEDSLPLDDWAARSAAGQWQEQDVAAASAQLLAVKGIGPWTVNYTLLRGYGWPDGSLHGDVAVRRAIGLLNGSDKPDARAASDWLEQFKPWRALVAAHLWASLADSAY, from the coding sequence ATGAAGCACTGGCGCGCTCCGGCGCAGCCCGCTGTGATAGAAAACCGCATGCTGCTTGAAGTCTCCATTGCCCTGCCCGCGCGTTACCGCTTTGACGAATTCGTGCATTTCCATGATCGCGACGAGCAGCAACTGGCCGAGCGGGTCGATGCCGGCGCGCGCAGCCTGCACAAGGCCATCATGTGGAAGCACAGCCCCGCCTTGCTGCAGCTGCAATGGCAGAGCGGACGGGTGCAGGCCAGCTTGCATGCAGCGCACGCAGAGCCGGCCGAGGCAGACCGGGCAGCGCTGCAGGCCATGGTGAAACGCATGCTGGGGCTGATTTACGCGCCCGGCCAGCTGGAACTGGCGCATGGCGACCACCCTGAGCTGGGGGCGCTGCTGTCGCGCCAGGCCGGCCTGCATGTGCCCGGCTCGCCCACGCCCTTCGAGGCGCTGACCTGGGCCATCACCGGTCAGCAGATCACGGTGGCCGTAGCCGTTTCGCTGCGGCGCAAGCTGATCGCGCTGGCGGGCGAGCCGCTGGCGCAAGACGGGGGCATGCCGGCGCTGCATGCCTATCCCGATGCTCAGCGCGTGGCGGCCTTGGGGCTGGACGTGCTGCGCGGCGCGGGCTTTTCCCAGGCCAAGGCCCAGACCCTGCTGGCCGTGGCCCAGGCCGTTGCCGAGGATAGCCTGCCGCTGGACGACTGGGCCGCCCGCAGCGCCGCTGGCCAGTGGCAGGAGCAGGATGTGGCCGCTGCCTCGGCGCAATTGCTGGCGGTCAAGGGCATCGGGCCGTGGACGGTGAACTACACCTTGCTGCGCGGCTATGGCTGGCCCGACGGTAGCCTGCATGGGGATGTGGCAGTGCGCCGGGCCATAGGCCTGCTTAACGGCAGCGACAAGCCCGATGCGCGTGCCGCCAGCGACTGGCTGGAACAGTTCAAGCCCTGGCGCGCGCTGGTGGCAGCGCACCTCTGGGCCTCGCTGGCCGACAGCGCCTATTGA
- a CDS encoding methylated-DNA--[protein]-cysteine S-methyltransferase, with protein MSSPLPSTAAANPPIDERMVLCCRWLESEEPMPALDELAQRLGLSPWQLHRSFKRATGLTPKAYAKAHRGRHVRDALAQEASESVTDAAYLSGYEASSSFYKDAPAMLGMAPQSYRRRGQDQRIRFALAECSLGSLLVASTDKGVCCVLLGDDPHALVDDLQRRFAAAQLIGADARYEQTVAQVVALMEQPRLGLALPLDIQGTAFQQRVWQALQRIPAGQTVSYSELARHLGQPSATRAVASAVAANPIAVAVPCHRVLRNDGSISGYRWGVERKRALLLREAQQAQPKLS; from the coding sequence ATGTCCAGTCCTCTGCCCTCTACAGCCGCCGCCAACCCGCCAATCGATGAGCGCATGGTCCTGTGCTGCCGCTGGCTGGAGAGCGAAGAGCCCATGCCCGCGCTGGATGAGCTGGCCCAGCGGCTGGGGCTCAGCCCCTGGCAGCTGCACCGCAGCTTCAAGCGTGCCACGGGGCTCACGCCCAAGGCCTATGCCAAGGCCCATCGCGGCAGGCATGTGCGCGATGCGCTGGCGCAGGAGGCCAGCGAGTCGGTTACCGATGCGGCCTATCTGAGCGGCTATGAAGCCAGCAGCAGCTTCTACAAGGACGCACCGGCCATGCTGGGCATGGCGCCGCAGTCCTATCGCAGGCGCGGCCAGGACCAGCGCATCCGCTTTGCCCTGGCCGAATGCTCGCTGGGCAGCCTGCTGGTGGCCAGCACCGACAAGGGCGTGTGCTGCGTGCTGCTGGGCGATGACCCGCATGCGCTGGTCGACGATCTGCAGCGGCGTTTTGCGGCGGCGCAGCTGATCGGTGCCGATGCCCGGTATGAACAGACCGTGGCCCAGGTGGTGGCGCTGATGGAGCAGCCCCGGCTGGGGCTGGCCCTGCCGCTGGATATTCAGGGCACGGCGTTTCAGCAGCGCGTCTGGCAGGCGCTGCAGCGCATTCCGGCCGGGCAGACCGTCAGCTACAGCGAACTGGCCCGGCATCTGGGCCAGCCAAGTGCCACGCGGGCCGTGGCCAGCGCGGTGGCGGCCAATCCGATTGCCGTGGCCGTGCCCTGTCACCGTGTGCTGCGCAACGACGGCAGCATTTCGGGCTATCGCTGGGGCGTGGAGCGCAAGCGTGCGCTGTTGCTGCGCGAGGCCCAGCAGGCCCAACCCAAGCTCTCTTAA
- the kynA gene encoding tryptophan 2,3-dioxygenase, with amino-acid sequence MTNESSGCPLHGGAAIVRDEKAQLDFSRDMSYGDYLHLDQILTAQHPLSPAHDEMLFIVQHQTSELWMKLMLHEVRAATAAIANASGTTKPDAFKMLARVSRIMEQLVSAWTVLSTMTPPEYSAMRPYLANSSGFQSYQYRCIEFALGNKNAAMLQPHAHRSDLLAQVQAAYESPSLYDVALQLLAREGIAVPADRLQRDWTQPYEASEGVKQAWITVYRDPHKHWDLYQLGEKLADIEDAFRLWRFRHLTTVERVIGFKRGTGGTGGVSYLKKMLDVVLFPEIWSLRTEL; translated from the coding sequence ATGACGAACGAATCCTCCGGCTGCCCTCTGCATGGCGGCGCCGCCATCGTCCGCGACGAGAAAGCCCAGCTCGACTTCAGCCGCGACATGAGCTATGGCGACTATCTGCATCTGGACCAGATTCTCACGGCCCAGCACCCGCTGTCGCCGGCCCATGACGAGATGCTGTTCATCGTGCAGCACCAGACCAGCGAGCTGTGGATGAAGCTGATGCTGCACGAGGTGCGCGCGGCCACCGCCGCCATTGCCAATGCCTCGGGCACGACCAAGCCCGATGCCTTCAAGATGCTGGCGCGCGTCTCGCGCATCATGGAGCAGCTGGTCAGCGCCTGGACCGTGCTGTCCACCATGACGCCGCCCGAATACTCGGCCATGCGCCCCTATCTGGCCAACTCCAGCGGCTTCCAGAGCTACCAGTACCGCTGCATCGAGTTCGCGCTGGGCAACAAGAACGCGGCCATGCTCCAGCCCCACGCGCATCGCTCGGACCTGCTGGCCCAGGTACAGGCCGCCTACGAATCGCCATCGCTGTACGACGTAGCCCTGCAGCTGCTGGCGCGCGAAGGCATCGCCGTGCCTGCCGACCGCCTGCAGCGCGACTGGACCCAGCCCTATGAAGCCAGCGAGGGCGTCAAGCAGGCATGGATCACCGTCTACCGCGATCCGCACAAGCACTGGGATCTGTACCAGCTGGGCGAAAAGCTGGCCGATATCGAAGACGCCTTCCGTCTCTGGCGCTTCCGCCACCTGACCACGGTGGAGCGCGTCATCGGCTTCAAGCGCGGCACGGGCGGCACCGGCGGCGTGAGCTACCTCAAGAAGATGCTGGACGTGGTACTGTTTCCCGAGATCTGGAGCCTGCGCACCGAGCTGTAA
- a CDS encoding MFS transporter, whose amino-acid sequence MPSDHSAAPAAPNPSPKPDSSAWAMLVCLLTGFALSQAFRTVTSIIADGLRTDFGLSAQSLGSFAGLFALSFGVAQLLMGIGMDIYGLRRTVLLAFPLSIAGAALSALAPSYSWLMLGQLLIGVGCSPAFLASTMFIARHFPADKFAYLSGIGLGLGGLGLLFTGTPMAWLVQHLGWRAGFVLLAVLSVLSWLLIFFKVHEPELPGDALPKPGFMQALQGFGSLLLLPHTWGIVLLGMVSYASFLTVRGLWLSPMLMDRYQFSLVTTGNVALACSVISLFVPSMFGRLDPGPARRRQRIARFALLMAGIFVALALVHQSVGSVVLLMAMSVLSGYGTLIYADVRSSYPPATTGRALSIFTMAMFLGAALMQWLSGLVAGVAERQNADIYQAVMLMIAAMLGGGVLAYRVIKPSPLLLKADH is encoded by the coding sequence ATGCCTTCCGATCACAGCGCCGCCCCGGCTGCGCCGAACCCCAGCCCGAAGCCCGACTCCTCCGCCTGGGCCATGCTGGTCTGCCTGCTCACGGGCTTTGCACTGAGCCAGGCCTTTCGCACGGTCACCTCCATCATCGCCGACGGTCTGCGCACGGACTTTGGCCTCTCCGCGCAGTCACTAGGCTCGTTTGCCGGGCTGTTTGCGCTGTCCTTCGGCGTGGCGCAGCTGCTCATGGGCATAGGCATGGATATCTACGGCCTGCGCCGTACCGTGTTGCTGGCCTTTCCGCTGTCGATTGCGGGCGCCGCGCTGTCCGCACTGGCACCCAGCTATTCCTGGCTGATGCTGGGCCAGTTGCTGATCGGCGTGGGCTGCTCGCCCGCCTTTCTGGCCAGCACCATGTTCATCGCACGCCACTTTCCAGCCGATAAATTTGCCTATCTCTCGGGCATAGGCCTGGGTCTGGGCGGACTGGGCCTGCTGTTCACCGGCACGCCCATGGCCTGGCTGGTGCAGCATCTGGGCTGGCGTGCCGGCTTTGTGCTGCTGGCGGTGCTGAGTGTGTTGTCCTGGCTGCTGATCTTCTTCAAGGTGCACGAGCCCGAACTGCCCGGCGACGCACTGCCCAAGCCCGGTTTCATGCAGGCGCTGCAGGGTTTTGGCAGCCTGCTGCTGCTGCCTCACACCTGGGGTATCGTGCTGCTGGGCATGGTCAGCTATGCCTCGTTTCTCACGGTGCGCGGACTCTGGCTCAGCCCCATGCTGATGGACCGCTACCAGTTCTCCCTGGTCACCACCGGCAACGTGGCCCTGGCCTGCTCCGTCATTTCGCTGTTCGTGCCTTCCATGTTCGGCCGGCTCGATCCGGGACCTGCCAGACGCCGCCAGCGCATCGCACGCTTTGCGCTGCTGATGGCCGGCATTTTTGTGGCCCTGGCCCTGGTCCACCAGTCCGTGGGCAGCGTGGTTCTGCTGATGGCCATGAGCGTGCTGTCGGGCTACGGCACGCTCATCTATGCCGATGTGCGCTCCTCCTACCCGCCGGCCACGACGGGACGCGCCCTGTCCATCTTCACCATGGCCATGTTTCTCGGAGCCGCACTCATGCAGTGGCTGTCGGGTCTGGTCGCAGGGGTTGCGGAGCGCCAGAATGCCGACATCTACCAGGCCGTGATGCTGATGATTGCCGCCATGCTTGGTGGCGGCGTGCTGGCCTACCGGGTCATCAAGCCCTCGCCACTGCTGCTCAAGGCCGATCACTAG
- a CDS encoding FAD-dependent monooxygenase: MNKQVLIAGGGIGGLAAAIGAVRADWGVRLFERAAQFSEVGAGIQLGPNVVRRLQAWGLQRSLQQVVASPQALRACSAVTGQELGRLPLGVDMVQRYGASYLTIHRADLHGILLETLQGLAEVHLNLNQAVSSYSEQDGVVTIRTSSGKLIEGDALIGADGVRSAMRAQMLGDGPPRVTGHLAYRAMVHQANLPKRLRTSEVTAWLGPQLHAIQYPVRRGELQNLVIIVQGPAPEDLDQWDHSANLPDLLQQLQGTCGYLQDLVQHVPGGGGEWRLWPVADRQPLSSQAQMAQGLVALLGDAAHPMRPYLAQGAGMAIEDAAELQSALSMHDLDVSLRLRRYALNRWQRNARVQERSLRNGRIFHATGPLRWGRDLSLRALGGRIMDVPWLYENAL; encoded by the coding sequence ATGAACAAGCAGGTGTTGATTGCAGGTGGCGGTATTGGTGGTCTGGCCGCTGCCATAGGGGCGGTACGTGCCGACTGGGGGGTACGTTTGTTCGAGCGTGCCGCGCAGTTTTCGGAAGTGGGGGCCGGCATTCAGCTTGGGCCCAATGTGGTGCGCCGTCTTCAGGCCTGGGGGCTGCAGCGATCCTTGCAGCAGGTCGTGGCGTCCCCCCAGGCCTTGCGTGCCTGCAGCGCCGTGACAGGGCAGGAGCTGGGCCGTTTGCCACTGGGCGTGGATATGGTGCAGCGCTACGGGGCCAGCTATCTCACCATTCATCGCGCCGACCTGCACGGGATCCTGCTGGAGACCCTGCAGGGTCTGGCCGAGGTTCACCTCAACCTCAACCAGGCCGTAAGCAGCTACAGCGAGCAGGACGGCGTGGTCACCATCCGCACCAGCTCGGGAAAGCTCATCGAGGGCGATGCCCTGATCGGAGCCGATGGCGTGCGCAGTGCCATGCGGGCCCAGATGCTGGGCGACGGACCTCCGCGAGTGACAGGGCATCTGGCCTATCGTGCCATGGTGCACCAGGCCAATCTGCCCAAGCGCTTGCGCACCAGCGAGGTCACGGCATGGCTGGGGCCGCAGCTGCACGCGATTCAGTACCCCGTGCGCCGGGGCGAGCTGCAGAATCTGGTGATCATCGTCCAGGGCCCGGCGCCTGAGGATCTCGATCAATGGGACCATTCCGCCAATCTGCCCGACCTGCTGCAGCAGCTTCAGGGCACTTGTGGCTATCTGCAGGATCTGGTGCAGCATGTGCCGGGTGGAGGTGGCGAATGGCGCTTGTGGCCGGTGGCCGACCGCCAGCCGCTGTCGTCACAGGCCCAGATGGCGCAGGGTCTGGTGGCCTTGCTCGGCGACGCCGCCCATCCCATGCGTCCCTATCTGGCCCAGGGCGCAGGCATGGCCATCGAGGATGCTGCCGAACTGCAAAGCGCTCTGTCCATGCATGATCTGGACGTCAGCCTGCGGCTGCGGCGCTATGCGCTGAATCGCTGGCAGCGCAATGCCAGGGTGCAGGAGCGCTCGCTGCGCAATGGCCGCATCTTCCATGCGACAGGGCCGCTGCGCTGGGGACGCGATCTGTCGCTGCGCGCTCTGGGGGGGCGCATCATGGATGTGCCCTGGCTCTACGAGAACGCGCTCTAG
- a CDS encoding H-NS family nucleoid-associated regulatory protein, translating into MSTYKELLKQREELEQQINEARSRELAEAVSKVRGLIAEYGLTAEDVFPPARARSSANAGAKVAPKYRDPATGQTWTGRGKPPKWIADQDREKFAI; encoded by the coding sequence ATGAGCACTTACAAGGAACTCCTGAAGCAGAGAGAAGAGCTGGAACAGCAAATCAATGAAGCCCGTTCGCGTGAACTGGCCGAAGCCGTGAGCAAGGTTCGTGGCCTGATTGCTGAGTACGGCTTGACTGCTGAAGATGTTTTCCCTCCCGCTCGCGCGCGCTCTTCCGCCAATGCTGGCGCCAAGGTGGCTCCCAAGTATCGTGATCCTGCAACGGGTCAGACTTGGACCGGCCGCGGCAAGCCGCCAAAGTGGATTGCAGACCAGGACCGTGAAAAGTTCGCTATTTGA
- a CDS encoding symmetrical bis(5'-nucleosyl)-tetraphosphatase yields MALYCIGDIQGCDDAFERLLQTVDFSASRDTLYVLGDLVNRGPKSAEVLRRCMQAGDAMRPLLGNHDLHLLAAAQGLRRQSRRDTLAQVLSAPDCDALLHWLRQQPLARLHVNASGEQWLMVHAGVLPPWSVQDVMALSAEVETVLQSAGHARFLQNMYGNQPDRWSAELQGDDRLRCVVNAFTRLRFCSADGVMDFESAESADQAPEGLMPWFDVPGRLTAGTPMAFGHWSTLGHVNRPDLMAMDTGCVWGGCLSMMKIGERMDERELIQLQCPQAQAPGAKG; encoded by the coding sequence ATGGCACTTTACTGTATCGGGGACATTCAGGGCTGCGACGACGCTTTCGAGCGCTTGTTGCAGACCGTGGATTTCTCCGCAAGTCGGGACACACTTTATGTGCTCGGCGACCTTGTCAATCGCGGCCCCAAATCCGCCGAAGTATTACGCCGCTGCATGCAGGCCGGCGATGCCATGCGACCGCTGCTCGGCAATCACGACCTCCATCTGCTGGCCGCAGCCCAGGGTCTGCGCCGGCAAAGCAGGCGCGACACATTGGCCCAGGTTCTGAGCGCACCCGATTGCGATGCCCTGCTGCACTGGCTGCGCCAGCAGCCCCTGGCTCGCCTGCATGTCAATGCCTCGGGCGAGCAATGGCTCATGGTGCATGCCGGCGTGCTGCCCCCATGGAGCGTGCAGGACGTCATGGCCTTGAGCGCCGAAGTCGAGACCGTGCTGCAATCCGCCGGACACGCGCGCTTTCTGCAGAATATGTATGGCAACCAGCCCGATCGCTGGTCCGCCGAGCTGCAAGGCGACGACCGGCTGCGCTGCGTCGTCAACGCCTTTACCCGTCTGCGCTTTTGCAGTGCCGACGGCGTCATGGACTTCGAGAGCGCGGAGTCCGCCGATCAGGCACCTGAAGGCCTGATGCCCTGGTTCGATGTGCCGGGCCGGCTCACCGCCGGTACGCCCATGGCTTTCGGCCACTGGTCCACGCTGGGCCATGTCAACCGGCCCGATCTGATGGCCATGGATACCGGCTGCGTCTGGGGCGGCTGCCTCAGCATGATGAAAATCGGCGAGCGCATGGACGAACGAGAGCTGATACAGCTGCAGTGTCCGCAGGCCCAGGCACCCGGCGCCAAGGGATAG
- a CDS encoding DEAD/DEAH box helicase → MTSSFSNLHLAEPLARAVADMGYESMTPIQAQAIPVVLTGKDVMGAAQTGTGKTAAFSLPLLQRLMRHENASASPARHPVRALVLLPTRELADQVAQQIALYAKHTKLRSTVVFGGMDMKPQTLELKKGVEVLVATPGRLLDHIEAKNVVLNQVEYVVLDEADRMLDIGFLPDLQRILSYLPKSRTTLLFSATFSPEIKRLAGSYLQDPVTIEVARPNETASTVEQRFYKVSDDDKRYAIRSVLKERDIRQAFIFSNSKLGCARLTRALERDGLRAGALHGDKSQDERLKALEAFKAGEVDLLVCTDVAARGLDIKDVPAVFNYDVPFNAEDYVHRIGRTGRAGASGLAVTLVTDHDSRNVADIEKLIKKKIDVEPAPMLDLRPPRRSRGDEEYRPRREREFDAAPRGGYAHRPSRMAPRPANADPFFERPYEASSAGETASWDSTHVAPVKSASIKPKRKVAALFRAPVVAS, encoded by the coding sequence ATGACAAGCTCTTTCTCCAATCTTCACTTGGCTGAGCCCCTGGCACGCGCAGTGGCCGACATGGGCTATGAGTCCATGACTCCGATTCAGGCGCAGGCCATTCCGGTGGTATTGACCGGCAAGGACGTCATGGGCGCAGCCCAGACCGGCACTGGCAAGACGGCGGCTTTCTCCCTGCCCCTGCTGCAGCGCCTGATGCGCCATGAAAACGCTTCAGCATCGCCTGCCCGCCATCCGGTGCGTGCCCTGGTGCTGCTGCCCACGCGTGAACTGGCCGATCAGGTGGCACAACAGATTGCCCTGTACGCCAAGCACACCAAGCTGCGCAGCACCGTGGTCTTCGGTGGCATGGACATGAAACCCCAGACCCTCGAGCTGAAAAAAGGCGTCGAGGTGCTGGTGGCCACGCCAGGTCGTCTGCTGGACCACATCGAAGCCAAGAATGTGGTGCTCAACCAGGTGGAATATGTAGTGCTGGACGAGGCCGACCGCATGCTGGATATCGGCTTTCTGCCGGATCTGCAGCGCATCCTCTCCTATCTGCCCAAAAGCCGCACCACGCTGCTGTTCTCGGCCACGTTCTCGCCGGAGATCAAGCGGCTGGCCGGCAGCTATCTGCAGGATCCGGTGACCATCGAGGTGGCCCGACCCAATGAGACGGCCTCCACCGTGGAGCAGCGCTTCTACAAGGTCTCGGATGACGACAAGCGTTACGCGATTCGTTCCGTGCTCAAGGAGCGCGACATTCGCCAGGCCTTCATCTTCTCCAATAGCAAGCTGGGCTGTGCGCGCCTGACGCGTGCCCTGGAGCGTGACGGTCTGCGCGCCGGCGCACTGCATGGAGACAAGAGCCAGGACGAACGCCTGAAGGCACTGGAAGCCTTCAAGGCCGGCGAGGTGGATCTGCTGGTCTGTACCGATGTGGCCGCGCGCGGTCTGGACATCAAGGATGTGCCCGCCGTGTTCAACTACGACGTGCCTTTCAACGCCGAAGACTATGTGCACCGCATCGGCCGTACCGGTCGCGCCGGCGCATCGGGTCTGGCCGTGACGCTGGTGACCGACCATGACAGCCGCAATGTGGCCGACATCGAAAAGCTGATCAAGAAGAAGATCGACGTCGAACCCGCGCCCATGCTGGACTTGCGCCCCCCACGGCGCAGCCGCGGCGATGAGGAATATCGCCCACGTCGCGAACGCGAGTTCGATGCAGCGCCCCGTGGCGGCTATGCACACCGTCCTTCGCGCATGGCCCCGCGTCCTGCCAATGCGGACCCATTCTTCGAGAGGCCCTATGAGGCCAGCAGCGCCGGCGAGACTGCATCCTGGGACAGCACGCATGTTGCCCCGGTCAAGAGCGCGAGCATCAAGCCCAAGCGCAAGGTCGCAGCCTTGTTCAGAGCGCCTGTCGTGGCTTCCTGA
- a CDS encoding neutral zinc metallopeptidase, whose product MRWEGNRESDNVEDRRGDGGGGGFPIGGRSIGIGTVVLALIGWGVFGINPLTTIGVLSGGGSPQVQQAPAHRPAADDQGGRFVSTVLASTEDVWAQIFREGGAQYQNPKLVLFTGVTPTACGTGQSAMGPFYCPGDRKVYLDMDFFSTMSRQLGAPGEFARAYVVAHEVGHHVQNLLGISGKVDAMRGRVSEREQNAMSVRLELQADCLAGIWANKSQQAKSWLEQGDIESAVNAAQQIGDDKLQREATGTVRPDSFTHGSSAQRVRWFTQGYKTGSVKACDTFSAQSL is encoded by the coding sequence ATGAGATGGGAAGGTAACCGCGAGTCGGACAATGTCGAAGACCGCCGTGGAGACGGTGGCGGCGGTGGTTTCCCCATTGGTGGCCGCAGCATAGGCATCGGCACGGTGGTGCTGGCGCTGATTGGCTGGGGCGTGTTCGGCATCAATCCGCTGACCACCATCGGCGTGCTCTCTGGCGGCGGATCGCCCCAGGTGCAGCAGGCTCCCGCCCATCGTCCCGCAGCAGATGACCAGGGCGGCAGGTTCGTCTCCACGGTGCTGGCCTCGACCGAGGATGTCTGGGCCCAGATTTTCCGTGAAGGCGGTGCCCAGTATCAGAACCCCAAGCTGGTGCTGTTCACCGGCGTGACGCCCACGGCCTGCGGCACGGGGCAGTCGGCCATGGGGCCGTTCTACTGCCCGGGTGACCGCAAGGTCTATCTGGACATGGACTTCTTCAGCACCATGAGCCGTCAGCTGGGCGCGCCCGGCGAGTTCGCGCGTGCCTATGTGGTGGCCCACGAGGTGGGACACCATGTGCAGAACCTGCTCGGCATCTCGGGCAAGGTGGATGCCATGCGCGGTCGTGTCAGCGAGCGCGAGCAGAACGCCATGTCCGTACGCCTGGAGCTGCAGGCCGACTGTCTGGCCGGCATCTGGGCCAACAAGTCGCAGCAGGCCAAGAGCTGGCTGGAGCAGGGCGATATCGAGTCGGCCGTGAATGCCGCCCAGCAAATCGGCGACGACAAGCTGCAGCGTGAAGCCACGGGCACGGTGCGTCCCGACAGCTTTACCCATGGCTCCAGCGCCCAGCGTGTGCGCTGGTTCACCCAGGGCTACAAGACCGGCAGCGTCAAGGCCTGCGACACCTTTTCGGCCCAGTCGCTTTGA